From Primulina huaijiensis isolate GDHJ02 chromosome 15, ASM1229523v2, whole genome shotgun sequence, one genomic window encodes:
- the LOC140959270 gene encoding uncharacterized protein translates to MAASSYHPQSKRNNQRRSTRVHQVTDFSAITAQLDVLNRKLDGLNMGGTSMRLQEILCEKCGGEHFVNDCHDDNPFYVQNEAPVNKIGLDNRPRNDPYSNTYNPGWRQHPNFSWGGQNSQNRPQGGQPYGKQPMYRSDPPREEKSNLEQMMSKFISSTETRLQNQDASIKGLEKQSGELAKMIASREPGTLPSNTETNPKEQVKAIEVKSGKILESREKGKNQVPDELTETSKGKSFNTTPTPTAQPKIVIPHPFPAALKKAKLDAQFANKRKLEDHMTVNLTEKCSALVQNKIPPKLKDPGKLGLGEPKPTRMSLQLADRSVKYPRGVIEDVVVKVDKFIFPADFVVLDTEEDMEMPLILGRPFLAAGKALIDVQEGKLRLRVGENEITFDVFNALKHTLHSDSCYRIDVFDAFVSNYVQDALRDPLEATLTTEMGEDELDAEKAEIVA, encoded by the exons ATGGCTGCTAGCAGTTATCATCCTCAATCTAAAAGGAACAACCAGCGGAGAAGTACAAGAGTTCATCAGGTAACTGATTTTTCAGCCATTACTGCACAACTTGACGTGTTGAACAGGAAACTAGATGGCTTGAACATGGGTGGCACATCTATGCGTCTTCAAGAGATATTATGTGAAAAGTGTGGAGGTGAACATTTTGTGAACGACTGTCATGATGACAATCCATTTTATGTGCAAAACGAGGCACCGGTCAATAAAATAGGACTCGACAACCGTCCAAGGAATGACCCTTATTCGAATACATACAATCCTGGATGGAGGCAACATcccaacttctcatggggtggCCAAAACAGTCAGAATCGACCACAGGGAGGACAACCATATGGAAAACAACCGATGTACAGATCTGATCCTCCTAGAGAAGAAAAGTCCAACCTGGAGCAAATGATGTCTAAGTTTATTTCATCCACTGAAACTAGACTTCAAAACCAAGATGCATCGATAAAAGGGCTCGAGAAGCAAAGTGGAGAGTTGGCCAAGATGATAGCAAGTAGAGAGCCGGGCACCTTGCCAAGTAACACAGAAACAAATCCAAAAGAGCAAGTGAAGGCCATCGAGGTGAAGAGTGGGAAAATTTTAGAGTCgagagaaaaaggaaaaaatcaaGTGCCAGATGAACTGACTGAGACATCTAAAGGTAAGTCTTTTAACACTACACCAACACCCACTGCACAACCTAAAATTGTTATACCTCATCCGTTTCCTGCAGCATTAAAAAAGGCCAAACTGGATGCGCAATTCG CAAACAAGAGGAAATTGGAGGATCACATGACAGTGAATCTAACCGAAAAGTGCTCTGCTTTGGTGCAAAACAAGATCCCACCGAAACTCAAAGATCCAGG GAAACTTGGATTGGGAGAACCTAAGCCGACAAGGATGTCTTTACAACTGGCTGACAGATCTGTCAAGTATCCAAGAGGAGTGATTGAGGATGTGGTAGTTAAGGTGGACAAATTTATCTTTCCTGCAGATTTTGTGGTGCTCGACACGGAGGAGGATATGGAGATGCCTCTAATTTTGGGGAGACCGTTCCTTGCAGCTGGCAAGGCTCTGATTGATGTGCAGGAAGGGAAGTTAAGATTGAGAGTGGGAGAAAATGAGATTACTTTTGACGTTTTTAATGCACTTAAGCACACACTGCATTCTGATAGTTGTTATAGAATTGATGTGTTTGATGCTTTTGTGTCTAATTATGTGCAGGATGCTCTTAGGGACCCTTTGGAGGCCACTCTTACTACCGAGATGGGAGAAGATGAATTGGATGCAGAGAAAGCCGAAATAGTGGCATAA